Proteins encoded together in one Deinococcus ruber window:
- a CDS encoding alpha/beta fold hydrolase, translating into MTALLHAPEGTTMTPARSDTSSTQFFQLPHGQLAYDDQGSGPLIVALPGLGDLRQTYRFLTPLLVSAGYRVITLDPRGQGESSAVWPDFSPTANGDDLSAFIKHLDAGPAIALANSYSGGAAVWAAAQTPEQVAALVLIGAFVRDPHVSLPQRLMMWAALSGPWKVNGWLTYFATLFRGGTPADQTAYQKRLRANLQEPGRFAALQAMLRATRAPVEATLPQVNAPTLVLMGSLDPDFPDPRAEGQFIAGALHGQLAVLEGTGHYPQAEQPQRTASAVLDFLRAQR; encoded by the coding sequence ATGACCGCCCTTCTGCACGCCCCCGAGGGAACGACCATGACGCCCGCACGCTCTGATACCAGCAGCACGCAGTTCTTCCAGCTTCCACACGGCCAACTCGCCTACGACGACCAGGGCAGCGGCCCGCTGATCGTGGCATTGCCGGGGCTGGGCGACCTGCGCCAGACCTACCGCTTCCTCACGCCGCTGCTGGTCTCGGCGGGCTACCGGGTCATCACGCTCGATCCACGCGGGCAGGGCGAATCGAGCGCCGTGTGGCCCGACTTCTCACCCACGGCCAACGGCGACGATCTGAGCGCCTTCATCAAGCATCTGGACGCTGGCCCCGCCATCGCCCTGGCTAACTCGTACAGCGGCGGCGCAGCGGTGTGGGCGGCGGCCCAGACGCCCGAACAGGTGGCAGCGCTGGTGCTGATCGGAGCCTTTGTGCGCGACCCGCACGTTTCGCTGCCGCAGCGCCTGATGATGTGGGCCGCGCTGTCGGGGCCGTGGAAGGTCAACGGCTGGCTGACGTACTTCGCCACGCTGTTCCGGGGGGGGACACCTGCCGACCAGACGGCTTACCAGAAACGGCTGCGGGCCAATCTGCAAGAGCCGGGCCGCTTCGCCGCGCTTCAGGCGATGTTGCGGGCGACCCGCGCCCCGGTAGAAGCCACACTGCCCCAGGTAAACGCGCCGACACTCGTGCTCATGGGAAGCCTCGACCCCGATTTTCCCGATCCCAGGGCCGAGGGCCAGTTCATCGCGGGGGCGCTGCACGGGCAACTCGCCGTGCTGGAGGGCACTGGGCACTATCCCCAGGCCGAGCAGCCGCAGCGCACCGCCAGCGCTGTTCTCGACTTTCTGCGGGCGCAGCGATGA
- a CDS encoding DUF4260 domain-containing protein: MNSIPVTTYLRLEGGLVLGLSIFAYTHLSGPGWPWLLVLAPDLSFVAYRAGPRIGALVYNLCHTYLLPALLGVLGMLLNIPALQFAALIWTAHIGWDRLLGYGLKHPTSFHDTHLGRLGRTQPARAEASVNA, from the coding sequence ATGAACTCCATTCCTGTGACCACGTATCTGCGGCTTGAGGGCGGTCTGGTGCTGGGCCTGAGCATCTTCGCCTACACCCATCTGAGCGGCCCCGGCTGGCCCTGGCTGCTGGTGCTCGCACCTGATCTGAGCTTTGTGGCCTACCGCGCCGGGCCACGTATCGGCGCACTGGTGTACAACCTGTGCCACACCTACCTGCTGCCAGCCCTGCTGGGCGTGCTGGGAATGCTGCTGAACATTCCCGCTCTGCAATTTGCCGCCCTGATCTGGACCGCGCACATCGGCTGGGACCGACTGCTGGGCTACGGCCTGAAGCACCCCACCTCCTTTCACGACACCCACCTGGGACGCCTGGGACGCACGCAGCCTGCCCGCGCCGAGGCGTCGGTCAACGCATGA
- a CDS encoding DUF1517 domain-containing protein: MHPSRPRSSRQARWRLFLALIAALLFSLSAVQAASGGGFGGRSSGSSSSRSSGSSSGGSYGGSSGGYSRGGGYSGGGYIPVPVGPGYGYGNSYGGGGGGFGLGGIVILIVVIVVVVYFMRRGAGGKGLLSGGGGTTAQAVMVQILMTGGDEVKAALQQVAQNGDPDTNEGLSQMMNEAALVLLRHPDRWTYGDVERAQGASGSADSQVGSWATEARAAFDEQTTSNYQNKDPKSGYTHKKDYTFQKDAGDLYLAVTLAVAAAALPSMPPAGTTDAKEVKAALQAISGLNPGDLIRAEVVWSPDAEGEFLSEDEAIQKYPKLTKL; this comes from the coding sequence ATGCACCCATCCAGACCACGCTCCTCGCGTCAGGCTCGCTGGCGGTTGTTCCTCGCCCTGATCGCCGCCCTGCTGTTTTCGCTGAGTGCTGTCCAGGCCGCGTCGGGTGGCGGCTTCGGTGGGCGCAGCAGCGGAAGCAGCAGTTCCAGATCGTCCGGTAGTTCGTCCGGCGGTTCGTATGGTGGCAGTTCGGGCGGTTACTCTCGCGGCGGCGGCTATTCGGGCGGCGGATACATTCCCGTTCCGGTGGGGCCAGGCTACGGATACGGCAACAGTTACGGCGGCGGTGGCGGCGGCTTCGGGCTGGGCGGCATCGTCATTCTGATCGTGGTCATCGTGGTGGTGGTGTATTTCATGCGGCGCGGCGCGGGCGGTAAGGGCCTGCTGAGCGGCGGCGGCGGCACGACGGCCCAGGCGGTGATGGTCCAGATTCTGATGACCGGCGGCGACGAGGTGAAAGCCGCACTCCAGCAGGTAGCCCAGAACGGCGACCCCGACACCAACGAGGGCCTGTCGCAGATGATGAACGAGGCCGCACTGGTGCTGCTGCGCCACCCGGACCGCTGGACTTACGGCGACGTGGAACGCGCTCAGGGGGCGTCGGGGTCTGCCGACAGCCAGGTGGGAAGCTGGGCCACCGAGGCCAGAGCGGCCTTTGACGAGCAGACCACCAGCAACTATCAGAACAAGGACCCCAAGAGCGGGTACACCCACAAGAAGGACTACACCTTCCAGAAGGACGCGGGCGACCTGTATCTGGCAGTCACGCTGGCTGTCGCCGCCGCCGCGCTGCCCAGCATGCCCCCCGCCGGAACCACCGACGCCAAGGAGGTCAAGGCGGCCCTTCAGGCGATCAGTGGCCTGAATCCAGGTGACCTGATCCGCGCCGAGGTGGTCTGGAGTCCAGATGCCGAGGGCGAATTTCTGAGCGAAGACGAGGCGATCCAGAAGTATCCGAAACTGACCAAGCTCTAA
- a CDS encoding desiccation-associated late embryogenesis abundant protein: protein MFETRSDRRFPVKRFILLGTLIGAGVYFFSREQNRRALDAKLEELGIKDSVQSVADAGQDGWKKVKDAAQDAGSTLADKAEGVKDAVKDTASNVAAATKDAAANVQSAAKDTVAAAKDTVANVQSQGQEKAAQVADKLADTAAKAQDKAQDVAAQAKDTVQDAKDAAQNKVADAKAATDAAASKTADKVADAAQTAKEGVGKMADTAKSTAQDVRSDLKK from the coding sequence ATGTTTGAAACACGATCTGACCGCCGCTTCCCCGTGAAGCGCTTCATCCTGTTGGGCACTCTGATCGGCGCGGGCGTGTACTTCTTCAGCCGTGAGCAGAACCGCCGCGCCCTGGACGCCAAGCTGGAAGAACTGGGTATCAAGGATTCGGTTCAGAGCGTGGCCGACGCGGGCCAGGACGGCTGGAAGAAGGTCAAGGACGCCGCTCAGGACGCTGGAAGCACCCTGGCCGACAAGGCAGAGGGCGTCAAAGACGCGGTGAAGGACACCGCCAGCAATGTTGCCGCCGCCACCAAGGACGCAGCGGCCAACGTACAGAGCGCCGCGAAAGATACGGTTGCTGCTGCCAAAGATACCGTGGCGAACGTTCAGAGCCAGGGTCAGGAGAAGGCGGCTCAGGTTGCTGACAAGCTCGCTGATACCGCAGCAAAAGCTCAGGACAAGGCTCAGGACGTTGCTGCTCAGGCCAAAGACACTGTGCAGGATGCCAAAGACGCCGCCCAGAACAAGGTGGCCGACGCCAAGGCCGCGACCGACGCGGCGGCCAGCAAAACTGCCGACAAGGTGGCCGACGCTGCCCAGACCGCCAAAGAGGGCGTAGGCAAGATGGCCGACACCGCCAAGAGCACCGCACAGGACGTTCGGAGCGACCTGAAGAAGTAA
- the cobT gene encoding nicotinate-nucleotide--dimethylbenzimidazole phosphoribosyltransferase — protein sequence MSNPLQTVQQLVQAIRPADAEVMQQARARQAQLTKPAGSLGLLEDISVRLAGVFGTPQPHPRGVAVIVAAGDHGVTAEGVSAYPPEVTPAMVANFLAETPWGSGGAAVNAIARTVGARVYVADAGVNADLPAHPRLVAASIRRGTRNLRVEAALTPEETEAAVLAGAALARQAIHDGADLLVPGEMGIGNTTPASAISARMLGLDVAAVTGRGTGVDDVTLARKREVISDALKRQGSAAADPLGVLADLGGLEIAFMLGVMLEAAAQRRAIVLDGFVEGSAALIGVALAPALGDYLFAAGECAEIGHAAQLAHLGLTPMFRLGLRLGEGTGGVLAAPLLLSAAATLREMQTFAEASVPEGN from the coding sequence ATGTCCAACCCTCTACAGACCGTTCAGCAGCTCGTTCAGGCCATTCGCCCCGCCGACGCAGAAGTCATGCAGCAGGCCCGTGCGCGGCAGGCGCAACTGACCAAGCCCGCCGGGTCGCTCGGCCTGCTCGAAGACATCTCGGTGCGCCTCGCGGGGGTCTTTGGCACGCCGCAGCCGCATCCACGGGGCGTGGCGGTGATCGTGGCGGCAGGCGATCACGGCGTAACGGCAGAAGGCGTCAGCGCGTATCCGCCAGAGGTGACGCCCGCGATGGTCGCCAATTTTCTGGCCGAAACGCCCTGGGGCAGCGGCGGCGCGGCGGTCAATGCCATCGCCCGCACGGTTGGGGCGCGGGTCTATGTGGCCGATGCGGGCGTGAATGCCGATCTCCCGGCGCATCCCCGGCTGGTAGCCGCCAGCATCCGGCGCGGCACGCGGAACCTGCGCGTTGAAGCTGCCCTGACCCCGGAGGAAACAGAAGCTGCCGTACTGGCGGGCGCGGCGCTGGCACGGCAGGCCATCCACGACGGAGCCGATCTGCTCGTTCCCGGTGAAATGGGCATCGGCAACACCACGCCTGCCAGCGCCATCAGCGCCCGCATGCTGGGCCTGGACGTGGCGGCTGTCACCGGACGCGGCACCGGGGTAGACGACGTCACGCTGGCACGAAAACGAGAGGTGATTTCCGACGCACTGAAGCGGCAGGGCAGCGCCGCCGCCGATCCGCTGGGCGTGCTGGCTGATCTGGGCGGACTGGAGATCGCCTTCATGCTGGGCGTCATGCTCGAAGCGGCGGCGCAGCGGCGAGCCATTGTCCTCGACGGCTTTGTCGAGGGCAGCGCCGCGCTGATCGGTGTGGCGCTGGCTCCGGCTCTGGGCGACTATCTGTTCGCGGCGGGCGAGTGCGCCGAGATCGGGCACGCCGCCCAGCTCGCCCACCTGGGCCTGACGCCGATGTTCCGGCTGGGCCTGCGTCTGGGTGAGGGAACCGGCGGCGTGCTGGCGGCCCCTCTGCTGCTGAGCGCTGCTGCCACCCTCAGAGAGATGCAGACCTTTGCCGAGGCCAGTGTGCCGGAAGGAAACTAG
- a CDS encoding VOC family protein — translation MKNSVQGLHHVTVMAASAQRNIDFYSVVLGQRVVKVTVNFDDPGTYHLYYGDQVGSPGTVMTHFPWQGAARGVRGNGEAVATAYSIAAASLDYWRERLSEHGFVPTESQRFGHTVLSAEDPDGTLIELIVDERAAGLDVPVPWPASPVPAQHALQGFHSVTLWVGSVKPIADLLVGQLGFEAAGQDTDPEGTRYRFRGAGAGVGLYVDAVERPGKPRGRFGAGSIHHVALRTVDDSEQAEYMATLKQAGYQPTPVQDRQYFHSIYFREPNGVLFEIATDAPGFDADESVDELGSHLMLPEWFESKRAAIEQRVPRVVNHEYNVEIGGGTSGRPVQAVSPAQSSESTAPRQPTQARDADTLRAGRPLSEARVALILVHGRGGSAADILQLTDVWNQSVYAYLAPQAPSLAGQGPSWYPQSFLAPVEQNQPALGTALGRLEALMAELAAAGIPAERVMLGGFSQGACLVSEFVARHPQRYGGVFVYSGGLITLEHSGNLAGTPIFMGNSDQDAHVPLERFQQSAALFTALGGKVDARVYPGMPHTIVQEELDAVGRMMQALAFESV, via the coding sequence ATGAAGAACTCCGTTCAAGGTCTGCACCATGTCACCGTGATGGCGGCCAGCGCCCAGCGCAATATCGACTTTTACAGCGTGGTCCTGGGGCAGCGGGTGGTCAAGGTCACGGTCAATTTCGACGATCCGGGCACGTATCACCTGTATTACGGCGATCAGGTCGGCAGCCCCGGTACGGTCATGACGCACTTTCCGTGGCAGGGTGCGGCGCGTGGCGTGCGCGGCAACGGCGAGGCCGTGGCGACGGCGTACAGCATCGCAGCCGCCAGCCTCGACTACTGGCGCGAGCGGCTGAGCGAGCACGGATTCGTGCCCACCGAGTCTCAGCGCTTTGGGCACACGGTTCTGAGTGCTGAAGACCCAGACGGCACCCTGATCGAACTGATCGTCGACGAGCGGGCTGCCGGGCTGGACGTTCCGGTGCCGTGGCCTGCCTCGCCCGTTCCGGCACAGCACGCGCTTCAGGGCTTCCACAGCGTCACGCTCTGGGTGGGCAGCGTGAAACCCATTGCCGATCTGCTGGTGGGGCAACTGGGCTTCGAGGCCGCCGGACAGGACACCGACCCCGAAGGCACCCGCTACCGCTTCCGGGGTGCAGGGGCAGGCGTGGGTCTGTACGTCGATGCGGTGGAGCGCCCCGGCAAGCCACGCGGACGCTTCGGCGCGGGCAGCATTCACCATGTGGCGCTGCGAACGGTGGACGACAGCGAACAGGCCGAATACATGGCAACGCTGAAGCAGGCGGGCTACCAGCCGACCCCGGTGCAGGATCGCCAGTACTTCCACAGCATCTATTTCAGAGAACCCAACGGCGTGCTGTTCGAGATCGCCACCGATGCGCCCGGCTTCGATGCCGACGAGAGCGTAGACGAGTTGGGCAGTCACCTGATGCTGCCGGAGTGGTTCGAGAGCAAGCGGGCCGCCATCGAGCAGCGAGTGCCCCGCGTCGTGAACCACGAGTACAACGTGGAAATCGGCGGCGGTACCTCGGGCAGACCTGTGCAGGCTGTCTCCCCTGCCCAGTCCTCAGAATCCACCGCCCCCCGGCAGCCCACTCAGGCACGCGACGCCGACACGCTGCGGGCAGGCCGCCCACTGTCAGAGGCCCGAGTCGCCCTGATTCTGGTTCATGGACGGGGTGGCAGCGCCGCCGACATCCTGCAACTCACGGATGTGTGGAATCAGTCGGTGTATGCGTACCTTGCACCGCAGGCCCCCAGTCTGGCCGGACAGGGACCGTCGTGGTATCCGCAAAGTTTTCTGGCCCCGGTCGAGCAGAATCAACCCGCGCTTGGTACGGCGCTGGGCCGCCTTGAAGCCCTGATGGCCGAACTGGCAGCGGCGGGTATTCCTGCCGAGCGCGTGATGCTGGGCGGGTTCTCGCAGGGAGCGTGCCTGGTCAGCGAATTCGTGGCCCGCCACCCGCAGCGCTACGGCGGTGTGTTCGTGTACAGCGGCGGCCTCATCACCCTGGAGCACTCCGGCAACCTCGCGGGAACCCCCATCTTCATGGGCAACAGCGACCAGGACGCGCATGTTCCGCTGGAGCGCTTTCAGCAGAGCGCTGCCCTCTTCACTGCGCTGGGCGGCAAGGTCGATGCCCGCGTGTATCCAGGCATGCCGCACACCATCGTGCAGGAAGAGCTGGACGCGGTGGGCCGCATGATGCAGGCGCTCGCCTTCGAAAGCGTGTAA